The Allocatelliglobosispora scoriae genome contains a region encoding:
- a CDS encoding HSP90 family protein, whose product MSHTFQVDLRGIVDLLSHHLYGSPRVYIRELMQNAVDAITARHEVEPGAPASIWFETPQVTGDGTLRVHDTGVGLTEAQVHELLATIGRSGKRDELGFSRAEFLGQFGIGLLSCFMVADEIRVQTRNGDHPTVYWTGFADGKYEVKTGETRAERGTTVTLVPRRDATDWLQPARVTDLARLFGSLLPFGVRVDGELITEKSWLGGTRPELMAFAEQTLGFTPFDVIELRVPEAGLTGVAYVLPIPANPAARSGHRVYLKRMLLAEGAEGLLPEWAFFARCVVDATGLRPTASREALYDDSLLESVREQLGDQLRGWLVSLAKRDPHRLHHFLDIHNLGVKTLALHDDEMLRLVDEWWPLETNMGRMPMKDFRERFGVVRYCATIDEFRQLAAVAAAADLAVINGGYIHDADLIERLPALDASILVDRLDPSDLTTRFDTLDPATELALRPFLATAQRSLDRLGCEVVMRSFDPIGLPALFLVDREATFQRQLRETREVVDDAWAGILAAFEKAEADSRPQLVLNHRNPLVRRVAALGHDQLIGLAVESLYGQALLLGHHPLRPADSALLNRSFLGLLEHAVPGEIS is encoded by the coding sequence GTGAGCCACACCTTCCAGGTCGATCTGCGCGGCATCGTCGATCTGCTCAGCCATCACCTCTACGGCAGCCCTCGCGTCTATATCCGCGAACTCATGCAGAACGCGGTCGACGCCATCACCGCTCGGCACGAGGTGGAGCCGGGCGCTCCCGCGTCGATCTGGTTCGAGACGCCGCAGGTCACCGGGGACGGGACGCTACGCGTACACGACACGGGTGTGGGTTTGACCGAAGCGCAGGTGCACGAGCTGCTCGCGACGATCGGGCGCAGCGGCAAGCGCGACGAGCTCGGTTTCTCGCGGGCGGAGTTCCTCGGCCAGTTCGGCATCGGCCTGCTCTCGTGCTTCATGGTCGCCGACGAGATCCGGGTGCAGACGCGCAACGGTGATCACCCGACGGTCTACTGGACCGGATTCGCCGACGGGAAATATGAGGTCAAGACCGGTGAGACCCGGGCCGAGCGCGGCACGACGGTCACCCTCGTGCCGAGGCGCGACGCGACCGACTGGCTCCAGCCGGCGCGGGTCACCGACCTCGCCCGCCTCTTCGGCTCGCTGCTGCCCTTCGGCGTCCGGGTCGACGGCGAGCTCATCACCGAGAAGTCCTGGCTGGGCGGCACGCGGCCGGAGCTGATGGCCTTCGCGGAGCAGACGCTCGGCTTCACACCGTTCGACGTGATCGAGCTCAGGGTGCCGGAGGCCGGACTGACCGGCGTCGCCTACGTACTGCCGATCCCGGCGAATCCGGCGGCACGCTCGGGACACCGGGTCTACCTGAAGCGGATGCTGCTCGCCGAGGGCGCCGAGGGGCTGCTGCCCGAGTGGGCGTTCTTCGCGCGCTGCGTCGTCGACGCGACGGGGCTGCGGCCGACGGCGAGCCGCGAGGCGCTCTACGACGACAGCCTGCTGGAGTCGGTCCGCGAGCAGCTCGGCGACCAGCTGCGCGGGTGGCTGGTGTCGCTCGCCAAGCGCGACCCGCACCGCCTGCACCACTTCCTCGACATCCACAACCTCGGCGTCAAGACCCTCGCCCTGCACGACGACGAGATGCTGCGGCTCGTCGACGAGTGGTGGCCGCTGGAGACCAACATGGGCCGGATGCCGATGAAGGACTTCCGCGAGCGGTTCGGGGTGGTCCGCTACTGCGCGACGATCGACGAGTTCCGGCAGCTCGCAGCGGTCGCCGCCGCGGCGGACCTCGCCGTGATCAACGGTGGCTACATCCACGACGCCGACCTGATCGAGCGGTTACCCGCGCTGGACGCGTCGATCCTGGTGGACCGGCTCGATCCGAGCGACCTGACGACGCGCTTCGACACCCTGGACCCGGCGACCGAGCTGGCGCTGCGGCCCTTCCTCGCGACCGCGCAGCGCTCGCTCGACCGGCTCGGCTGCGAGGTGGTGATGCGCTCCTTCGACCCGATCGGACTGCCCGCGCTCTTCCTCGTGGACCGCGAGGCGACCTTCCAGCGCCAGCTCCGCGAGACGCGCGAGGTGGTCGACGACGCGTGGGCGGGAATTCTCGCGGCCTTCGAGAAGGCCGAGGCCGATTCGCGCCCCCAGCTCGTGCTCAATCACCGCAATCCGTTGGTACGCCGGGTCGCCGCACTCGGTCACGACCAGCTCATCGGCCTGGCGGTGGAGTCGCTCTACGGCCAGGCTCTGCTGCTCGGTCACCACCCGCTGCGCCCGGCCGACTCGGCCCTGTTGAACCGATCGTTTCTCGGCCTGCTGGAGCACGCCGTGCCTGGGGAGATCTCATGA
- a CDS encoding TetR/AcrR family transcriptional regulator: MTVEQVAVVTPRKRSRRDEILEIAVGLFAARGYHGVSMDDIGTAAGVTGPALYHHFAGKEAMLVAALNPVSEGLLAGGRERVAAAGGDPRVALEQLVDFHVDFALANPAVIALHLHELDRLPDEPRREIRRLQRRYVEEWVTVLTTLRSDLTDGEARVLSHAAFGLMNSTPFLGGEVDRTRRATLLRAAALRALLG; encoded by the coding sequence GTGACGGTGGAGCAGGTAGCCGTTGTGACCCCTCGGAAGCGGTCGCGACGCGACGAAATCTTGGAAATAGCCGTGGGCCTCTTCGCGGCCCGCGGCTATCACGGCGTATCCATGGACGACATCGGCACTGCCGCCGGTGTGACGGGTCCAGCGCTCTACCACCACTTCGCGGGCAAGGAGGCGATGCTCGTCGCCGCGCTCAACCCCGTGAGTGAGGGCCTGCTCGCCGGTGGCCGCGAGCGGGTCGCCGCCGCCGGGGGCGACCCCCGCGTCGCGCTGGAGCAGCTCGTCGACTTCCACGTCGACTTCGCGCTCGCCAACCCGGCCGTGATCGCCCTGCACCTGCACGAACTCGACCGCCTCCCCGACGAGCCCCGCCGGGAGATCCGGCGCCTGCAGCGGCGCTACGTCGAGGAGTGGGTGACGGTTCTCACCACGCTGCGCTCCGACCTCACCGACGGCGAGGCGCGGGTGCTCTCGCACGCCGCCTTCGGCCTGATGAACTCGACGCCCTTCCTCGGTGGTGAGGTCGACCGCACCCGACGCGCAACGCTGCTCAGGGCGGCAGCGCTGCGCGCACTCCTCGGCTGA
- a CDS encoding DUF11 domain-containing protein, with protein MSDFDRDELLLTGAFEEFTTGSTPKINAEGTAAVRKRVAKRRRNRAILLVLLTVLAVGVPVAVYATSGRDKPTNPDKHAAGASPSVSASASAAPASPSAAPPPGPSGVTRDLLQLSTITVPDWRFQGDTPGRCMSGPMKLSAPPPSGMGSVQLIGSVVDANLDADPALEAAAILECSTEQNVTRQIVAFERDSSGRILTLGQVMRGFPTDLVRRTSAGGGLRVDMQNVSGCCDVSPEVVQRQQRDYAWNGREYVQIEGPTSFPPHPHVTDLKVTEGAELSFGPVTGAKRVGTVKITVTNLGKVTSSRFLLSVAGNLDATLKACVGSRCYRTENGLPPIIDGIAAGKKVTYTVTVTVGADAPPAVTVPVTVTSIGANDTKSLPDPNPANNKTTAVVVAW; from the coding sequence ATGTCTGACTTCGACCGCGATGAACTGCTGCTCACCGGCGCCTTCGAGGAATTCACCACCGGATCGACCCCAAAGATCAATGCCGAGGGTACGGCCGCCGTGCGCAAGCGGGTCGCCAAGCGCCGACGCAATCGCGCCATCCTGCTCGTGCTGCTGACGGTGCTGGCTGTCGGCGTACCCGTCGCGGTGTATGCCACCAGCGGGCGGGACAAGCCGACGAACCCGGACAAGCACGCGGCCGGCGCTTCGCCCAGCGTCTCGGCGTCCGCGAGTGCCGCACCGGCCTCGCCGAGCGCGGCCCCGCCGCCGGGGCCCTCGGGCGTCACCCGGGACCTGCTCCAGCTCTCCACGATCACGGTGCCGGACTGGCGATTCCAGGGGGACACGCCGGGCCGGTGCATGTCCGGACCGATGAAGCTCAGCGCACCACCGCCGAGCGGGATGGGCTCGGTGCAGCTCATCGGCAGCGTCGTCGACGCCAACCTGGACGCCGACCCGGCGCTGGAGGCGGCCGCCATCCTCGAGTGCTCGACCGAGCAGAACGTGACCCGCCAGATCGTCGCCTTCGAGCGGGACAGCTCCGGCCGGATCCTCACCCTCGGGCAGGTGATGCGCGGCTTCCCGACCGACCTGGTGCGGCGGACCAGCGCCGGTGGCGGTCTCCGGGTCGACATGCAGAACGTGAGCGGCTGCTGCGACGTCTCGCCCGAGGTCGTCCAGCGCCAGCAGCGCGACTATGCCTGGAACGGCCGGGAGTACGTCCAGATCGAGGGTCCGACCTCGTTCCCGCCGCACCCGCACGTGACCGATCTCAAGGTCACCGAGGGTGCGGAGCTGAGCTTCGGCCCGGTGACCGGCGCCAAGCGGGTCGGCACCGTGAAGATCACCGTGACCAACCTCGGCAAGGTGACCTCCAGCCGCTTCCTGCTCAGCGTCGCGGGAAACCTCGATGCCACGCTGAAGGCCTGCGTCGGCAGCCGCTGCTACCGGACGGAGAACGGCCTTCCTCCGATCATCGACGGCATCGCCGCCGGCAAGAAGGTGACCTACACCGTGACGGTCACTGTCGGCGCGGACGCACCGCCCGCGGTGACGGTGCCCGTCACGGTCACGTCGATCGGGGCGAACGACACCAAGTCCCTGCCGGATCCGAACCCGGCCAACAACAAGACCACCGCGGTGGTCGTCGCCTGGTAG
- a CDS encoding SigE family RNA polymerase sigma factor — translation MSGVFTRVTGAFTRPQPVRELDFDVFYGASFQPLTLQLYAYLGDLGDAQDVVQEAFCRAYTRWKTVGTYENPVAWVRKVAWNLATSRFRRQKVAMNFLRKQREEHVEEPGPDRVALTRALATLPETHRRAVVLHYMGQLPISEIAEQMGAPEGTVKSWLSRGRAALAAQLKGVRENNDV, via the coding sequence GTGTCGGGCGTATTCACCCGGGTGACGGGAGCGTTCACCAGACCGCAGCCCGTCCGCGAGCTGGACTTCGACGTCTTCTACGGCGCGTCGTTCCAGCCGCTCACGCTGCAGCTCTACGCCTACCTCGGCGACCTGGGCGATGCGCAGGACGTGGTGCAGGAGGCGTTCTGCCGTGCCTACACGCGGTGGAAGACCGTTGGCACCTACGAGAACCCGGTCGCCTGGGTGCGCAAGGTCGCCTGGAATCTCGCCACGAGCCGGTTCCGCCGGCAGAAGGTCGCGATGAATTTCCTGCGCAAGCAGCGCGAGGAGCACGTCGAGGAGCCGGGACCGGACCGCGTCGCGCTGACCAGGGCCCTCGCCACGCTCCCCGAGACCCATCGCCGCGCGGTCGTCCTGCACTACATGGGTCAGCTCCCGATCTCCGAGATCGCCGAGCAGATGGGTGCCCCCGAGGGCACCGTGAAGAGTTGGCTTAGCCGAGGCAGAGCGGCCCTCGCCGCGCAGCTCAAGGGCGTGAGGGAGAACAACGATGTCTGA